The sequence GATGGCGGAGGTGATGTGGTCGTAACCCGGCGCGATGTCGGTGGTCAGCGGACCGAGCGTGTAGAACGGCGCGTCGTGGCACAGCTCGCGCTGCAGGTCGACGTTCTCCTTGATCTTGTGGAGCGGCACGTGGCCCGGCCCCTCGATCATGACCTGGACGTCGTGCTCCCAGGCGATCGTCGTCAGCTCCCCGAGGGTCGCCAGCTCGGCCAGCTGGGCGGCGTCGTTCGCGTCGGCGATCGAGCCGGGCCGCAGCCCGTCGCCGAGGGAGAAGGTGACGTCGTACCCGCGCAGGATCTCGCACAGCTCCGCGAAGTGGGTGTAGAGGAAGTTCTCCTCGTGATGCGCGAGGCACCAGGCCGCCAGGATCGCCCCGCCGCGGGAGACGATCCCGGTGCGCCGGTGCGCCGTCAGCGGGACGTGGCGCAGCAGTACGCCGGCATGGACCGTCATGTAGTCGACGCCCTGCTCCGCCTGCTCGATCACCGTGTCGCGGTACAGCTCCCAGCTCAGGTCCTCGGCCCGCCCGCCGGCCTTCTCCAGCGCCTCGTAGATCGGCACGGTCCCGACCGGCACCGGCGAGTTCCGCAGGATCCACTCCCGGGTGGTGTGGATGTCGCGGCCGGTCGAGAGGTCCATGACGGTGTCCGCGCCCCAGCGGGTCGCCCAGACCATCTTCTCCACCTCCTCCTCGATCGAGGAGGCGACCGCCGAGTTGCCGATGTTGGCGTTGATCTTCACAAGGAAGTCGCGGCCGATCGCCATCGGCTCGGACTCGGGATGGTTGACGTTCGCCGGCAGCACCGCCCGCCCGGCGGCGATCTCCGCGCGGACGAACGCGGGGTCCAGCCCCTCCCGGACGGCGACGAACTCCATCTCCCGGGTGATCTCCCCGCGGCGGGCGTACCCGAGCTGGGTGACGGCCCGGCCGGGCAGCGCCCGGCGCGCCGGGCGAGCGCCGGTCTCGGCCGTGTCGCCGCGGGCGTCGATCCAGGCCGCGCGGGTGGGGGCGAGTCCTCGGTGGACGTCGACGAGCACGTCGGGGTCGGTGTACGGCCCCGAGGTGTCGTAGAGGACCACCGAGTCGCCGTTGGACAGCGCCACCTCCCGCATCGGGACGCGCAGGCCCCCATCGGGCCCGGTCAGATAGGTCCGCCGGCTTCCCGGCAGGGGCACGGAAACGGGGGTCGGGTGAGCGGAACGCTCCATGAGACTTGCTCCCTACGCCGGCATTACCCGGACAGGTTCATGCGGTCGGCGACCCCGGGCCCACGACCCAGCCGCCCTCTCAGCCTCCTGAGGTGGAAGCTCCCGCGTCGATGCCCGGGAGTGCCCCGGGCAGGTCCACAGCCGAACCGGCGCCGACCGACGTCGGCGACCGGTGTGGTCTGTGGCTTACGAGGACGCTACGACAGATCGCCCGCGGTCGCGTCCCAAAGCCGGGTGCTGTGGGAGGCGACGAGGGCGCCGACGCGGGCCAGGACGTCGCCGGCGGGTTGGGGCCCGAGCCGGTGGCCGTCGCGCAGACGCAGCGAGACGTGCCCGTCGCTTGCCTCCTTCGCGCCGAGGACGGCCTGGTAGGGCACGAGCCGTGCCAGGCGGACGCGGGCGCCCAGGCTGCCGCGGTCCGGCCCGAGAACCTGCGCTCGCAGGCCGAGGTCGGCGCACCGCCGGGTGAGCGCCACGGCGGCCGGCAGCTCGGAGGCGGAGATCGGGAGGATCACCAGCTGGATGGGGGCGAGCCAGGCGGGCAGGGCGCCGCCGTGCTGTTCGAGCAGGTGGGCGACGGCCCGCTCCACGCTGCCGATGATGCTGCGGTGGACCATGACCGGGCGGTGCCGCGCGCCGTCCGGGCCGACGTAGCGCAGGTCGAACCGTTCGGGCTGGTGGAAGTCGATCTGGACGGTGGACAGGGTCGACTCCCTGCCCGCGCCGTCGGTGACCTGGACGTCGATCTTGGGACCGTAGAACGCCGCCTCGCCCTCGGCCGCCTCGTAGGGCAGGCCGGACCGGTCCAGGACCTCGGTCAGCAGCGCGACGGAACGCCGCCACAGGTCGGGCGCGGCGACGTACTTGCCCCCGGGCCCGGGCAGCGAGAGGCGGTAGCGGCTCGGGGTGAGGCCGAGCGCCTCGTAGGCGTGGCGGATCAGGTCGAGGGCCGCCCGCGCCTCGTCGGCGACCTGTTCCAGGGTGCAGAAGATGTGCGCGTCGTTGAGCTGGATGGCCCGGACGCGGGTGAGGCCGCCGAGGACGCCCGAGAGCTCGGAGCGGTACATCCCGCCGAGCTCCGCGATACGCAGGGGCAGCTCCCGGTAGCTGTGGGACCGGGAGCGGTAGATCAGCGCGTGGTGCGGGCACAGGCTCGGCCGCAGGACGACCTGCTCGCCCCCGAGGTCCATCGGGGGGAACATGTCGTCGCTGTAGTGCGACCAGTGCCCCGAGATCTCGTACAGCTCCCGCTTGCCGAGGACCGGCGAGTAGACGTGCTGGTAGCCGGCCCGCCGCTCGACGGCGCGGATGTACTCCTCCAGGGTGTGCCGCACGGTCGCGCCGTCGGGCAGCCAGTACGGCAGTCCCGCGCCGATCAGGGGGTCGGTGTCGAACAGGTCGAGCTCGCGGCCGAGCTTGCGATGGTCGTGCACGGCGGTCTCCTCGCGAGAACGGGCGAGTGACCGCAAGACGAAGCCCCGGGGCACTCGCCCCGGGGCTTCGGACTGCAGGATCGGTCAGCGCGCCGGGACACTCTCCGGCGTCGTCGTCATCGCGGCACGCTTCACGCGCCCAACCGTAACAGAGGCCCGCCCCTGCGCCACAGGCGCCGCGCTCAGCCGGTACCGTCCAGGAGAGATCGTGACGGGGGCGCGCCCGGCCGACGCCGCTCGACTCGGCGAGTCGCCGCGCCCGGGCACGCGGTCGGTGATGACCGACCTGGACGGGGGCGGCGAATCCACGTGAGCAGCAACTCCGGCGAAGCCCAACAGGCGCCCGCGCCGACCTCCTGGAACTGGGCGCCACCTCCGCAGGGCCCACCCGTGGCGCCCGCTGGCCCCGTCGCGCCCACTGGCCCCATGGTGCCCACTGGCGCCGTCGCGCCCGCTGGCCCGGTAGCGCCCGCCGGCCCCGTCGCGCCGATTCCCGCGCCGTACGCGCAGGTGCGGGGGCGGGTCGTGTTCGACAGCGCGTGGTGCGCCCTGCGGGAGGGGCGGACCAGCGGCTTCTCCATGATGGGAATGCGCCAGCTGCTGCTCACCGACCTGCCGGCGGTCTACGTGCACGACACCGGGGGCCTGAGCAGCGCGGTCCTCAGCGCGCTGGAGCCTGCCTTCGACCCCGCCGCGACGGTCGAGCTCGTCGAGGGCAGCACCCGGCTCGCCGTCGACGTCGCGTTCCCGGACGGGCGGACCTACCAGGCGACGACCATCACCCCACTGCCACCGGAGCTGCACACCGCGCTGACCGGGCTCGCCGGCCGGCTGCTGTCCGACGCGCCGACCGCGGCGTTCGTCAGCCCGTGCGCCATGTCCGTGACGCCGCACTACGAGCGGGACCCGACCGAGGACGTGACGGTCAGGAACCCGCCGGCCCCCGTCCCGCCGCCGCCGGCCGCCGGGCCGCTCACCGCGGCCACCGTCAAGGGCGCGGCGGCCCGGGTCGCGGCCGCCGCCCGCGCCACCGCGACCGGCGGCGGCCAGGCACCGGCGGACGATCCCGACGGGGACCTCACGGCCTACGCCGTGATCAAGGACGGCCGGCTGGAGCTGCGGTCCCGGGGACGCGCGATCATCGACTGGCCGCTCAACCGGGTCGTCGTCGAGCAGGCCTCCGCCACCAGCGCGCACGTGCGCGGCGGCGCGGTGCTCGACGGACGGTTCCTCACCGGCGTGACGCTGCACCTCGCCGCCCCACCGGTGCTCGCTGCGTTCCTCGCCGTCGCGCAGGCCGAACGGCGCGAGGCCGAGACGACGACCATGGGCACGTCCGCCCCGGTCTGGGCGAGCGGCCTGAGCGGCGACGCGGCCCGCGGCCGGGCGGACTGCGTGCTCGGCGACACCGTGCTGGAGCTACAGCCGCGGGACGGCGCCACGACGCTGACCCGGTTCGACCTGACCGACTCCCGGCTGCGGATGGCCGGCTCGGCGCAGCGGTTCGTCATCTTCGACCCGGAGCACGGCCCGGTGGTCGTCGAGAGCGACTCGGAGGCGTTCGGCGCGCGGGTCGCGGCCCATCCCGGCGTCCGGGCGGCCGCCGAGCGGACGCTGGCGGGCGGGCCCTACCCGGCCGAGCTGGCCGACGGGGGCCCGGTGGCCTGCGCGGTCGCGGCCGGCACGCTGCGGGTGAAGGGCCCCGGCGCGGACCTGCGGGTGCCGCTCGCGCGGATTCGGTCCGTCGAGGGCGTCGCGGGCGAGGCGCGGGCCAGCCTGCGGGTCGCGGGCCCGGACGGGGACGTGACGATCGTCGGCCAGCTGGAGCTGGTCCGAGCCCTGCACACGGACGTCGCGGCCGGCAACTACGCCACCGAGGACCCGCGCCACCTGGCCGACATGCTGCGGGCCGCCGCGGGCCTGGAGGACGACTACTTCCTCTACACGATCTTCGGCCCGTTCTACGAGCTGCACGCCGCCCTGCTCGGCGACGCGGCCGCGGGCGGCCTGGCCGCGCGGGTCGAGCTGCCGGCCGACGACGAGGGCCGGCTGCGCACCGCCGCGGCCCTGTCGGAGGGCCTCGACGAGCTGCGCCGCCACCTCGACCAGGTCGGCTCGGTGCTGCCCGCCTTCATCCGCCATCGCGACGGGCTGCTGCTCGCGCCGGTCACCGAAGGGCGGCCGGAGCCGGAGTGGCTGAAGGCGCAGGAGGCCCGGCTGCGGGCCGCGTTCGCCCCGGCCCAGCGCGCGGCGGCCGAGACCGGCGCGCTGTCGGCCCAGGTGCAGCGCCTGATGGACCTGGACCCGTCCGCGTTGCCGAAGGCCAACTACGCGGGCGCCGCCGTCGCGCTCGGCGCCGCACTGCTGAACCCCGTGTTCCTGGTCTCCGGCGCGACCCAGGCGTTCAACCAGTACAACCAGCGCGCCCAGCGGTCGGCGCTCATGAGCACGCAGGCCGCGAGCGGCTGGGCAAGCGCCCTCGACCGGTGGAACACGCTGGTCGGCTCCACGCTCCCGGTGCTCGGCTACGTGCTGACCGAGAACCTGTTCGCGCCGCGCTGGGAGACCGCCCGCCGGCTCGCCGAGGAGCTGCGCCGCGCCGCGCCGACGGCCCGCGGGCCCTCGATGGGTGGCGTCGCCCGCAGGCTCGCCCAGCTCGACGTGATGCGCCGCTACCCGGCGACCTCGGGTATCCGGCTCACCCGCGGCGAGATCACGCACCACCTGCGGGTCGCGCGTGACTCGGTCAGCACACCCCGGTTCGTCGACTTCTGATTCCGTCACCCGACCCGCGCGGGAGCCACGATGACCATCTTCGCGAGCCAGTTCGACCGCGCTCGGGTCTACACGGGCAGGTACACCGGGCCGCCGGGCGACCCGACCTGGCGGACGCCGCCCGGCGCCCCCGCTGGCGGCGGCTTCCAGGCCGCCACCATGGTCGCCGCGCTGGCCGCCGGCGGCCTGGTCGCCGGCCTGGCGGCCGCCGCCGCCTTCGAGGCGTTCTTCGACGGGGGCGCGGGTCCGCACCCGGACGGCCACCCCGCTCCCCTGGCGGACGCGGCGGACCACGCGCACGGCGGAACGGACGGCGTGCAGGCCCACGACGCGACGAGCGCCCTCTCCGGGAGCTCCGGCGGCGGCGACGCGGGCACGCACACCAACGCGTGGGGCACGGGCTGGGGAACCGGCTGGGACCAGGGCTGGGACGCCGAGTCCAGCCACCAGCTGGCGACCGGCGGCCATGCCGCGGCCGCGGCCGGCGGCACCGCGACGGACCACCTCCAGGGCGCCTCCGGCCAGGCGGCCCATCAGCTCTTCGCCGAGTCCGCCGGACCCGAGAGCGCCACGGACGGCCCGCATGGCGCCGGGCCGGGCGCCACCGCGGCCCACGCCGACCCCGCGCATTTCCACGTGACGGGCACCGAGAGCGAGGGCTCCGGCCATCACGACGGCTACGACGCCTTCGTCCATGACGGTTCGGGCTATGACGGCTCCGGCGACGAGGACCACCACGCCGCCGACCAGCACATGCTCACCGTCCACGAGGACGCCTGGACCCACGAACCCGGCCACGACGGCGGCCTGACCGGCCACGAAGGCCTGTCCTGAGGGGTGGACGGGATCGGGGCGGCTCGGTGCTCTCGCGCGGACTTGATCGCGGCTTTGGCCCTCGGGTGGTCGTGGCGCCGGCGGTTCCGCGACCATCCCAGGGCTCAAACGGCGATCATGACGGTGCCGCAGACCGACTAGCGATCCGCCGTGACCGCCCGGGTGCTGATCACGGGCCGGTGACCTGGCAGGAAGCCCGCGACCGAGGCCGTGTTCAGCTGTTCCGGCGCCGCCGTGGCGCGGATGGGCCCTTCCTGTCCTCCGGGGTGTCCCTGACCGGGCGCGGCAGCGGAGAATCGGGCGCGAGGCGCCGGATCGATGGCTCGAGATGGTCGAGCTCGCCCGCCGAGAATCTCAGCTGCCCCAACGTCCACCACAGTTCCTGGCCCGCGTCGCCGGACAGTTTGTAACTCCCGTCCGGCAGGAGGACGGCCCAGTCGCCGTTGGCGAGGCCAGCGAGCGTGGCAACACGGGTGCCCGAGCCGACGTCCCAGAGAATGGCGGTTCCGTCGCGGCTGCCCGTGGCGACGGTGCCGCCGTCGGGGCTGAAGGCGACCGACTCGACCGTTCCGGTGGGATGGGCGAGCTGGTGGGCCTGCTCGCCGGTGGCGGTGTGCCAGAGCTGGATGCCGGAACTCCCGTCCGCGACGGCCAGCGTGTCGCCGTCTGGCGAGAGGGCCATCATGTTCACGGCCCCTGCCTTCCCGGCCAGCCGGCGGCGGCGCTTCGCGGTGGTCGCGCTCCAGAGCCACACGACGTCGTCCTTGTCGGCGGTGGCGAAGATGTCGCCGCGGGAGGCGAAGGCCACCTTCCGTACCTCGCCGGTGCTCTCGGCCAGCAGATTCGCCCGTGTGCCGGTCGCCACGTCCGCGGCCTGCAGATCGCGCGAGCCTTGGAGCACGAACCGGCCGTCGGAGGTGAACACCAGCGGATCCGGTGCGCCGGCGTCGGTGAAGGGGATGCTCCGGATCAGTCCGCCGGTGGCAGCGTTCCAGAGATCTACCTGGCCGAGGTTCGTCTTGGCTGCGATCGTGGCGCCGTCCGGGGCGACGGCCACAGAGACCACCCAGCCGACCCCGCCGTCGAAATCGCGGATCCTCCTGCCAGTCGCCGTGTTCCACAGGATGACGGCGCCGTCATCGTCACCGGAGACGAGAGTCGTGCCGTCGGGGCCGAAAGCCAGGGCGGTCACCGGGCCGAGGCGTCCGGAAAGCTGCCGGATCTGCCTGCCCGTGGCGGTGTCCCAGAGCCGGATCATGCGATCTCCGCCCGCGGTGGCAAGAGCTGTGCCGTCGGGGGCGAACGCGACCGCCTTGACCACGCTGCCAGGGCCGGTCAGTTGTCCAATTTTCCGTCCCGTTGCCGGGTTCCACAGGATGGTGGTGCCGTTGACGTCGCCAGTGGCGAGCGTGCCGCCGTCGGGGGTGAAGGCCGCGGCGCCCACCCGGTTGGTGTGACCGGTGAGCCTGCGCAGTCGCCGTCCGGTGCCGCTGTCCCACAGCCGAACGGAACGATCGTTGCTGACGGCGGCGAGTACGCCTCCGTCAGGGGAGAACGCCACCGCGTTCACCGTTCCCGCGCCGAGCAGCCGGCCGACGGTGACTGTTCGGATCCGCCTGCCGTCGGCGACGCGCCACAGCCCGACGGTGTTGGTGCCCGCGACCGCGAGAACGTTGCCGTTCGGGCTGAACGTCATCGCGTCGACCGAACCAGGAAGATCCACGAACTGGCGGACCTGCCTGCCGGTGGCGGTGTCCCAGAGCTGTATGGCTGCGCGGTCGTGGGCACCCGCCAGGATCCGCCCGTCGGGCGTAAAGGCGATCGCGGCGAACCGGACGCCGGTCGACTCGTGGGTCTGCTCGCCGGTGACCGTGTTCCAGAGCCGGAACGTGTAGTCCTGATCCCGGGGCCAGCTGGCGTTCCTGGGGTAGGTGACGGTGGCGAGGATGGCACGATCGGGGCTGAGGGCCCACTTCGACAACAGGCCGGAGTAGCCGGCGAGCTTCCGTACCTGTTCGCCGCCGCGCGCGTCCCAGCGGCGAATGACGCCCGCACCGAACTCGACGGCGAGCAACGACCCGTCGGGGGTGAACGCCGGGTGGCCGGCCATCACCTGGACTGGCCGCAGGTCGGCGGTCGCTATCACCGTGTCCGTGGCCCTGTCGATGGCGAGCGTCGTGCCGTCCGGTGACCACTCCAGCGCCTCGACCCGGCTCCACTGCGATTCGCCGGGCGGTAGTCGCCAGACACGTACCGGGTCGCGACCGGTCATCGCGGCGGGCACGAGCTCCGTTGCCGCGCGGGCCTGCTCGTCCAGGTCCGGAGCGAGCAGTGCCGCGTCCCGCCAGCGGCTACCGGTCAGGCGGGTCCGGTGCAGGCGGGGCCGCACGAGGTACGCGCTGGTCAGATCAGCGTCCGTCAGATCAGCGTCGGTCAGGTCGACGTCGCTGAGCCGGACACCGGACAGGTTGGCCCCGCGCAGGTTCGCGCCGCGCAGCACCCGGCCGGACAGGTCGATGCCGCGCAGGTCCTGGCCGGCCAGGTCGACAGGCAGCTCGCGCAGTCCGAGGCGGCTGGCGACGGCGAGGGCGTTCGCGTGTGCCGTCCCGCCGCGTTCGGGCAGCGAGCCGCCGGCCGCGGCCCGCTCCTCTGGGGTGAACCGATCACCCAGCAGGGCGCGGGCCCAGCGCTCCAGCGCCGTCCGGTCCGCGGCGCCGATGAGGAAGTCGACGATCAGCGTCGACAGCTCGCGCTCGCGCAGCGCTGGGCTGTCACCCGTCGCGGCGATCTGGCCGGCGGTGGTGACGGCGACCAGGTACTCCAGGACGGACGAGTGGACGAAGCGGAACCGGTCGGCCTCATCGCGGACGAGCAGGCTGCCGGAGCCGATCGTGAAGACGGCCTGGGCCGGGTCGAGCGTCGTGGGGCCCAGCTCGGGAAACGTCTGGCCGACGACGGTCGAGAGCGTGGCCAGATCGAGGCCATCGGCGCGGCTGGTCCACAGGCGCAACGCGACCGCTCGCGCCGCGGTCGCGAGCTGACCGGTCGAGAGAGTGGGCATGGACCCGCGGGTGGGGCGTCGCCGGCCGGTCTCCAGCGTGAGCCAGCGGTCGACCAGGAGCCGGTACAGGTCGGCCTGGGTCATCTGGCCGCCGGTCGCTCGGGCCGCGAGCAGGTCAGCTTCCGCCAGGTCGGCGATGAAGGCGAGCATCCGTGGCGTGCTGGAGAGCCCGCGCAGGTCGGCGACGCCGGCCAGCAGGTCGAGGCGGCGACGCGCGGCGGCGCCCGGGGCCGTCTCGCCGGCGTGGGCGTAGTGACGGGTGAGGAACTCCAGGATCTGGTCGTCGTCGAAGCCGGTCAGCCGGATCGTGCGGGCGGCGGGGAAGAGCTGGACCTGCGCGCCGAGGGCGGTGAGCCACGGCTCCCCCGGCCGGGCGGGCGGGCCGCTGCGCCGTTGGTCCTCCGCGCGCAGCGCGGCACGCCACTGCTGGTCGGAGGCGAAATGCTGGGTGCGGCTGGTGACGATCACCTTCGCCCGGCCCGACACCGCCGAGAAGATCATGTTGAGGTGCTCGACGGCGCCGTCGTAGGTCAGCCGGATCGCCAGTTCGTCGAAACCGTCGAAGATCAGCAGGATCTGGCCGCGGTCGAGCATGCGGCGCACCGCCCGAGCCGACACGCTGTCCTCGCCGGACTCCTGCAGGTGCACAGCCAGCACCGTGTCGAGGTTGTGGCTCTTCTCGTAGGTTTGCAGGCTGATCAGCATCGGCGTCAGCTGGGGCAGCAGCAGCGGGACCCGCCGGGCAAGCTCGCGGGTCAGGAACGTCTTGCCGTGTCCGAAGTCGGCGAGAACGAGGACGAGGCGCGCGTCCCGCGTGTCGAGCCAGTCCACGACCGCGCCGAACACGTCGGCATGCGCCGGACTGCCTGGTGGCTCGTCGAACCGCACGTACCGCTGGGGCACATAAAGCTCCGGCGGGTAGACCTGGTCGGCCGCGAGCAGGGTGGCCTGCCGGGCGCGGTACTCGGCCGGATCCCAGCCCCGCTCGACCGCGCGCAGACTGGCCACCTCGACGCCGCGTCGTCGGGCGCGAGCCCGCACCTGGCCGTCGGTGATCCTCCCGTCGTACACCAGCTCGGACTCGGCGAGCTCGTCGGCCTCCAGCCGAGGAGAGTGGACCTCGGCGAGAAACCGGGCGAGTGCCGCCTCGTCCAGGTCTCCGGCGTGGACGCCGACCGTCCAGCGTCGAGGCTCGCCGTCGACCCTGGCCAGGATCTCCAGATAGCGCAGGCCGTCCGGGCTGACGGCCCGAGTCACCGCGGCATCCGGAAACCGTTCCAGGTAAGCCTCGGTCACCCGGTTGAGCAGCTCGACCAGCTTGTCGGGCAGCTGCGGCCCGGGAAAGGACGGTCCTGCCCCAGCCGGGGCGTCGGCGGTGCCCGGGAACATCGGCTCGGTGCGGGGCCGTGCCGTGCCGTTGATCGCCGCCTCGACACCGGCGGCAAGGGTTTCGGCCGCCTCCTGCTCGTCGAGCCCAGCCAGATCGATCGCGACCAGACCGCCGAGGACGCCCGGCAAGGTGGACGGTCGAACCTTGACTGGTATGAGGCGCCGCCCCGAGCCGTCTGGGTCCGAGCGGAACGCCGCCTCCCAGGTCGCGACCGCGCCTCGCGACTCCAGCGCCTCGGGGGAAACGACGACGAGGGTGCGCTGGGCGACCCGCACCGCGTGATCGAACCAGCCGACCCGCGAACTGCCCGGCACGGCGTCCCAGGCCTGGACCAGCGGCCAGAGGCCGGCCACCGTCAGCTGCCAGCCGATCCACTCCGCCCACAGCCGATCGGCGTCGACCGTCTCGACGTAGTTGACGAGGAAATCGGGCTGCCGGCCGTCGCCGCCCGCCAATGCGCGGTCCACATCGCCGTCCCCCGTCACAGTCCCCTAGCTTTCCATCAACATCACTGACGCGGAGCCAGAACCGCGGTCCCCTCAGGCGCCGATCGACTCGGCCTCGCCGCGCGGAACCTCCAGATCCCCCAAAGGAGGTACCCGCGCCGTTGTCTTGCTCCTCTGGCCGGCTCGGGAGCCCGGCGCCTGTCCGCGGACGCCGAGGTGACGCGCAGCCGCTACGTCGAGTAGCGGTCGATTTTCGTCGACGACGCCCGATGGGATCGCCCGGGCTCCGACGTCACCCGACCCAGGAGATGGCCGAGTCCAAGTCGACGAATACCGCCTCTGGGTCTTCCCTGTCCTCTCGGCACAGGCGAACGTCTCCTCGGTGACGGCCTCCCGTCCGCTGGGCTATGCCTGGTCGGCTCGCGGACGTCCGGGTCGGGCGTCGTCGTCCACACCTATCAACGGCACCTGGCTGCGCGAATTGATGCCGGACACGACGCGGGGGCACCGCCTGGCCGGCGGTGGCCCCCGCGTCAGGGTGGGTGCGTCCGTGGGTTATCTGACGAACTCGTAGGTCAGGAACGACAGGCCCTCGCCGAGGGGGCGGGTGCTGATCAGCCGCAATGCCTTCTTGTCGCTGGTCGCGCCGAAGAGCCGGTCGCCGTCGCCGAGGATGACCGGGAAGACGACGAGGCGGATCTCGTCGGCCAGGTCGTGCTCGATCAGGGTACGGGCGAGCTGATAGCTGGCGTAGACGAGAATGTCGCCGTCCGTCTCCGCCTTCAGCTTCGCGATCTGGGCGAGCACGTCGCCGGACACGACCGTCGCGTTGTTCCACTTCGGCGCGGCGAGGGTCGTGGAGACGACGTGCTTGGGCAGACGGTTCAGCTGGTCGGCCCATTCGCCGGTGCGGTCGTTCCAGCGGGTGGCGAACCATGCGTCGCTGCGGCGGCCGACCAGGATCGCCGCGGAACGCAGCGCCTCGTCGGTCTCCAGCCGCGACCAGTCCGCGAGATCCGCGCCGCCGGACTCGCCGAACCAGCCACCGAGCCTGAATCCTTCCTGCCCGTCCGGGTCCTGAACGACGCCGTCGAGCGACATGTTCGTGGTGATGACAATCTTTCCCATGTGGGTTTCTCCTTGCCGGTGGGTGCGTCCACAGGGATAGACACCGGACCGGCTCGAAACTACGCGGCGCCTTCCTGCTGCCTCCGCCGACAAGGTTCACCGTTCCGGCGCCCCCATGATCGCCGTTTCGGCCCTCCGGTGGTGGTAACCAGGCCTGTTTCATAGCCATCAGAGGGCGAAAACGGAGATCAAGGTGACGGGCCGACCTCGGCGGTCGCCGCGTTAGGTGGATTCGGTGCGCCTTCCGGCCGGGAGGGTGAGTGGGAGGCCGAACCAGCCGAGGACGGTGTTCTCGAACCGGGTCATCGCGCTGATATGCCCGTCGGTGACGGTCACGGCGAACAGGCCTGTGGCGTGCCGCTGCCCGTCCGCGCCGTGGACGTACGAGCCGAACGCCGGCCCGCCGTTGGCGCGGGTGGGGACGAGGCTGTAGCGACGTCCGGGGACGAGCAGCACCCGGAAGAACTGGGTCACGACGTCGACGCCCTGGTACTCGTGCGGCATCGGTGGCATCGAGAGGAACACGTCGTCGGTGAACAGCTCGACGAGCGCGGTCAGATCGGCCGCCTCGTAGGCGCGGACGAACCGGGCCACGATCGCGCTCTCCTGCGCCGACCCGATCGTCGATGGTGCGTGCCGCAGGTGCGCGCGTTGCCGTTCGAGGTTGGCGCGCGCCCGGGTGAGGCAGCTGGTGACCGAGCGCACGGTGGTGTCCAGCATGCCGGCGGCCTCGCTGGCCTGGAAGCCGAGCACGTCGCGCAGGATCAGCACCGCGAGCTGCCGGGGCGGTAGTGCCTGCAGCGCGGCGACGAAGGCCAGCGAGATCGATTCGGTCTGCTCATAGCGGGCCTCCGGCCCGACGGGCACGTCGAACCCGCCGTCCAGCAGCGAGTCCGGGAACGGGCCGAGCCAGACGGCGGTCCCCTGGCGGGTGGGCGCGGGCGGCTCGATCCCGGGGATGTCCCAGGCCTTCGCCGGACGGCGGCGCGCCGTGCGCAGCGCGTTGAGGCACTTGTTGGTCGCGATCCGGTACAGCCAGGTGCGCAGCGACGCCTGCCCGCCGAACCCGCCGAGGCCCTGCCACGCGGCCACCATCGTGTCCTGCAGCGCGTCCTCCGCGTCCTGCACCGAGCCCAGCATCCGGTAGCAGTGCAGGTGAAGCTCGCGGCGGTGCGGTTCGGTCAGCGCACGGAACGCCTCCCCGTCACCCGCCCGCGCCCGGGAGATCAGATCCTCGCTGGCCATGGCTCGCCTCTCGACTCCGACCGGGACCTCCGGCCTCTCGTCGTATCGACACCACAGCAGCCCAGAACTGCTCGCTCGTCGCGGCGCGTCGCGGAAAAGGTGGCGGCCGAGCTACACCTCGGAGCGAGGCCCCGTGGCCGTGGCCTGCTCGCCGCGGGCCGCGGGGACGAGCGGCGCCACCCGGGTCGGCTGCGCGGCGGGCTCGTCGCCCTGGCCGGCCGCTGTCTGGGCCGCGTGCGCCCGTCCGGGATGGACGTTGATGAGAAGCCCGGCGGTC is a genomic window of Pseudofrankia inefficax containing:
- the thrS gene encoding threonine--tRNA ligase; protein product: MHDHRKLGRELDLFDTDPLIGAGLPYWLPDGATVRHTLEEYIRAVERRAGYQHVYSPVLGKRELYEISGHWSHYSDDMFPPMDLGGEQVVLRPSLCPHHALIYRSRSHSYRELPLRIAELGGMYRSELSGVLGGLTRVRAIQLNDAHIFCTLEQVADEARAALDLIRHAYEALGLTPSRYRLSLPGPGGKYVAAPDLWRRSVALLTEVLDRSGLPYEAAEGEAAFYGPKIDVQVTDGAGRESTLSTVQIDFHQPERFDLRYVGPDGARHRPVMVHRSIIGSVERAVAHLLEQHGGALPAWLAPIQLVILPISASELPAAVALTRRCADLGLRAQVLGPDRGSLGARVRLARLVPYQAVLGAKEASDGHVSLRLRDGHRLGPQPAGDVLARVGALVASHSTRLWDATAGDLS
- the thiC gene encoding phosphomethylpyrimidine synthase ThiC; amino-acid sequence: MERSAHPTPVSVPLPGSRRTYLTGPDGGLRVPMREVALSNGDSVVLYDTSGPYTDPDVLVDVHRGLAPTRAAWIDARGDTAETGARPARRALPGRAVTQLGYARRGEITREMEFVAVREGLDPAFVRAEIAAGRAVLPANVNHPESEPMAIGRDFLVKINANIGNSAVASSIEEEVEKMVWATRWGADTVMDLSTGRDIHTTREWILRNSPVPVGTVPIYEALEKAGGRAEDLSWELYRDTVIEQAEQGVDYMTVHAGVLLRHVPLTAHRRTGIVSRGGAILAAWCLAHHEENFLYTHFAELCEILRGYDVTFSLGDGLRPGSIADANDAAQLAELATLGELTTIAWEHDVQVMIEGPGHVPLHKIKENVDLQRELCHDAPFYTLGPLTTDIAPGYDHITSAIGAAMIGWHGTAMLCYVTPKEHLGLPDRDDVKAGVIAYKIAAHAADLAKGHPGAQSWDDALSQARFDFRWTDQFHLALDPETAQAFHDETLPAAPAKSAHFCSMCGPHFCSMKITRDVRRHADEQGLISADAVEAGLRAKAAEFTAAGSRLYLPAPATAAGPAPTEPRT